One part of the Arabidopsis thaliana chromosome 1 sequence genome encodes these proteins:
- a CDS encoding Tetratricopeptide repeat (TPR)-like superfamily protein (Tetratricopeptide repeat (TPR)-like superfamily protein; FUNCTIONS IN: binding; INVOLVED IN: biological_process unknown; LOCATED IN: cellular_component unknown; CONTAINS InterPro DOMAIN/s: Tetratricopeptide-like helical (InterPro:IPR011990); BEST Arabidopsis thaliana protein match is: Tetratricopeptide repeat (TPR)-like superfamily protein (TAIR:AT1G27150.1); Has 512 Blast hits to 499 proteins in 150 species: Archae - 27; Bacteria - 221; Metazoa - 81; Fungi - 0; Plants - 62; Viruses - 0; Other Eukaryotes - 121 (source: NCBI BLink).): MEASCTMSLKCMKEESRFVSCGYEVNTSSDDCIASINSYSDQVLGYGREKKVILEAPNYDNDCVLANILAAHYLSSFDPVRARSYALAAESRLGKATLYEKAVFEAVSYLLSENMDDDVALELHSKLLKKFPKDLLSWKRVETLCSYMGRHDLSLPLFRKILPQNEGQVYVNGMLAFCLIELGHLREAEEAARKGCEINENDSWAHHALCHVLQTECRFKEAVKFMEEHSDSWDSCSSLRFSHNWWHVAVCYLEGGSHISKVEEVYDHQMWKELEKDDAVARDVYTDALGLLLRLDTRGKLDDGFQDRLEKLADSLTDKAMWYQDWLFDITTIWALSKVEKTSLAHELLEGLKSRTSAMNPKKQKLMQKAILLAEAVYEYGKGNYEIALELLGLDFDAANYKVIGGSGLQMDVFNEIWYKLLLLNGKSSTAIEVLEKVTKQRDGAPFLWRLLEESYSMEGKEKAGISAGKKAKALESSYFKSA; encoded by the exons ATGGAGGCCTCGTGTACCATGTCATTGAAATGCATG aaagaagaaagcagatTTGTTAGCTGTGGTTATGAGGTCAACACCTCTTCAGATGATTGCATTGCTTCCATTAACTCTTATTCTGACCAG GTTCTTGGTTatggaagagagaagaaggtgaTTCTAGAAGCGCCAAACTATGATAATGATTGTGTTTTGGCCAACATTTTGGCTGCTCATTACCTTAGCTCTTTTGACCCTGTTAGAGCCAGATCATATGCTCTAGCTGCAGAATCCCGTCTT GGGAAAGCCACACTGTATGAGAAGGCAGTTTTCGAGGCTGTTAGTTACTTACTCTCTGAGAATATGGACGACGATGTGGCTTTGGAGTTACACTCTAAG CTCTTGAAAAAGTTCCCGAAAGATTTGCTATCTTGGAAGAGAGTAGAGACTCTGTGTTCCTACATGGGTCGACACGATCTCTCTTTGCCTCTTTTCCGGAAG ATTCTACCGCAGAATGAAGGCCAAGTTTATGTTAATGGTATGCTTGCATTCTGTTTAATTGAGCTTGGACATTTGAGAGAAGCTGAGGAAGCTGCTAGGAAAGGCTGTGAGATCAACGAAAACGATTCTTGGGCTCATCACGCC TTATGTCATGTTCTTCAAACTGAATGTCGTTTTAAAGAAGCAGTAAAGTTCATGGAAGAACACTCAGATTCATGGGATTCTTGCTCATCCTTAAG GTTTTCGCATAATTGGTGGCACGTAGCTGTTTGTTACTTGGAAGGAGGGTCTCACATAAGTAAGGTAGAAGAAGTATATGATCATCAGATGTGGAAAGAGCTGGAGAAAGACGATGCTGTTGCTAGAGAT GTTTATACGGATGCTCTTGGTTTGTTGTTGCGTTTAGACACACGCGGTAAACTAGATGATGGGTTTCAGGACAGACTAGAGAAACTGGCAGACTCTTTGACTGATAAA GCAATGTGGTATCAAGACTGGCTTTTTGATATTACGACAATTTGGGCATTGAGTAAAGTTGAAAAAACTTCACTAGCACATGAATTGCTCGAGGGCCTCAAGTCCCG AACATCCGCTATGAACccgaagaaacaaaagctgatGCAGAAAGCGATTCTG CTTGCTGAAGCTGTTTATGAATACGGGAAAGGAAACTACGAGATAGCTTTAGAACTGCTTGGATTAGACTTTGACGCTGCTAACTATAAG GTGATTGGAGGATCGGGTTTACAGATGGATGTTTTTAATGAAATCTGGTACAAGTTGCTGTTACTCAACGGCAAATCTTCAACTG CTATTGAAGTACTAGAGAAGGTGACCAAACAGAGAGATGGTGCTCCTTTCTTGTGGCGTTTGCTG GAAGAGAGTTACTCAATGGAAGGCAAGGAAAAAGCTGGTATAAGTGCAGGTAAGAAAGCAAAAGCATTGGAATCTTCATATTTCAAGTCTGCTTGA
- a CDS encoding Tetratricopeptide repeat (TPR)-like superfamily protein (Tetratricopeptide repeat (TPR)-like superfamily protein; FUNCTIONS IN: binding; INVOLVED IN: biological_process unknown; LOCATED IN: cellular_component unknown; CONTAINS InterPro DOMAIN/s: Tetratricopeptide-like helical (InterPro:IPR011990), Tetratricopeptide repeat-containing (InterPro:IPR013026); BEST Arabidopsis thaliana protein match is: Tetratricopeptide repeat (TPR)-like superfamily protein (TAIR:AT1G27150.1); Has 30201 Blast hits to 17322 proteins in 780 species: Archae - 12; Bacteria - 1396; Metazoa - 17338; Fungi - 3422; Plants - 5037; Viruses - 0; Other Eukaryotes - 2996 (source: NCBI BLink).): protein MDDDVALELHSKLLKKFPKDLLSWKRVETLCSYMGRHDLSLPLFRKILPQNEGQVYVNGMLAFCLIELGHLREAEEAARKGCEINENDSWAHHALCHVLQTECRFKEAVKFMEEHSDSWDSCSSLRFSHNWWHVAVCYLEGGSHISKVEEVYDHQMWKELEKDDAVARDVYTDALGLLLRLDTRGKLDDGFQDRLEKLADSLTDKAMWYQDWLFDITTIWALSKVEKTSLAHELLEGLKSRTSAMNPKKQKLMQKAILLAEAVYEYGKGNYEIALELLGLDFDAANYKVIGGSGLQMDVFNEIWYKLLLLNGKSSTAIEVLEKVTKQRDGAPFLWRLLEESYSMEGKEKAGISAGKKAKALESSYFKSA, encoded by the exons ATGGACGACGATGTGGCTTTGGAGTTACACTCTAAG CTCTTGAAAAAGTTCCCGAAAGATTTGCTATCTTGGAAGAGAGTAGAGACTCTGTGTTCCTACATGGGTCGACACGATCTCTCTTTGCCTCTTTTCCGGAAG ATTCTACCGCAGAATGAAGGCCAAGTTTATGTTAATGGTATGCTTGCATTCTGTTTAATTGAGCTTGGACATTTGAGAGAAGCTGAGGAAGCTGCTAGGAAAGGCTGTGAGATCAACGAAAACGATTCTTGGGCTCATCACGCC TTATGTCATGTTCTTCAAACTGAATGTCGTTTTAAAGAAGCAGTAAAGTTCATGGAAGAACACTCAGATTCATGGGATTCTTGCTCATCCTTAAG GTTTTCGCATAATTGGTGGCACGTAGCTGTTTGTTACTTGGAAGGAGGGTCTCACATAAGTAAGGTAGAAGAAGTATATGATCATCAGATGTGGAAAGAGCTGGAGAAAGACGATGCTGTTGCTAGAGAT GTTTATACGGATGCTCTTGGTTTGTTGTTGCGTTTAGACACACGCGGTAAACTAGATGATGGGTTTCAGGACAGACTAGAGAAACTGGCAGACTCTTTGACTGATAAA GCAATGTGGTATCAAGACTGGCTTTTTGATATTACGACAATTTGGGCATTGAGTAAAGTTGAAAAAACTTCACTAGCACATGAATTGCTCGAGGGCCTCAAGTCCCG AACATCCGCTATGAACccgaagaaacaaaagctgatGCAGAAAGCGATTCTG CTTGCTGAAGCTGTTTATGAATACGGGAAAGGAAACTACGAGATAGCTTTAGAACTGCTTGGATTAGACTTTGACGCTGCTAACTATAAG GTGATTGGAGGATCGGGTTTACAGATGGATGTTTTTAATGAAATCTGGTACAAGTTGCTGTTACTCAACGGCAAATCTTCAACTG CTATTGAAGTACTAGAGAAGGTGACCAAACAGAGAGATGGTGCTCCTTTCTTGTGGCGTTTGCTG GAAGAGAGTTACTCAATGGAAGGCAAGGAAAAAGCTGGTATAAGTGCAGGTAAGAAAGCAAAAGCATTGGAATCTTCATATTTCAAGTCTGCTTGA
- a CDS encoding Tetratricopeptide repeat (TPR)-like superfamily protein (Tetratricopeptide repeat (TPR)-like superfamily protein; FUNCTIONS IN: binding; INVOLVED IN: biological_process unknown; LOCATED IN: cellular_component unknown; CONTAINS InterPro DOMAIN/s: Tetratricopeptide-like helical (InterPro:IPR011990); BEST Arabidopsis thaliana protein match is: Tetratricopeptide repeat (TPR)-like superfamily protein (TAIR:AT1G27150.1); Has 30201 Blast hits to 17322 proteins in 780 species: Archae - 12; Bacteria - 1396; Metazoa - 17338; Fungi - 3422; Plants - 5037; Viruses - 0; Other Eukaryotes - 2996 (source: NCBI BLink).), with amino-acid sequence MDDDVALELHSKLLKKFPKDLLSWKRVETLCSYMGRHDLSLPLFRKILPQNEGQVYVNGMLAFCLIELGHLREAEEAARKGCEINENDSWAHHALCHVLQTECRFKEAVKFMEEHSDSWDSCSSLRFSHNWWHVAVCYLEGGSHISKVEEVYDHQMWKELEKDDAVARDVYTDALGLLLRLDTRGKLDDGFQDRLEKLADSLTDKAMWYQDWLFDITTIWALSKVEKTSLAHELLEGLKSRTSAMNPKKQKLMQKAILLAEAVYEYGKGNYEIALELLGLDFDAANYKVMRCSYKIYVKSKLIEEYTANAIVSFGDDIGDWRIGFTDGCF; translated from the exons ATGGACGACGATGTGGCTTTGGAGTTACACTCTAAG CTCTTGAAAAAGTTCCCGAAAGATTTGCTATCTTGGAAGAGAGTAGAGACTCTGTGTTCCTACATGGGTCGACACGATCTCTCTTTGCCTCTTTTCCGGAAG ATTCTACCGCAGAATGAAGGCCAAGTTTATGTTAATGGTATGCTTGCATTCTGTTTAATTGAGCTTGGACATTTGAGAGAAGCTGAGGAAGCTGCTAGGAAAGGCTGTGAGATCAACGAAAACGATTCTTGGGCTCATCACGCC TTATGTCATGTTCTTCAAACTGAATGTCGTTTTAAAGAAGCAGTAAAGTTCATGGAAGAACACTCAGATTCATGGGATTCTTGCTCATCCTTAAG GTTTTCGCATAATTGGTGGCACGTAGCTGTTTGTTACTTGGAAGGAGGGTCTCACATAAGTAAGGTAGAAGAAGTATATGATCATCAGATGTGGAAAGAGCTGGAGAAAGACGATGCTGTTGCTAGAGAT GTTTATACGGATGCTCTTGGTTTGTTGTTGCGTTTAGACACACGCGGTAAACTAGATGATGGGTTTCAGGACAGACTAGAGAAACTGGCAGACTCTTTGACTGATAAA GCAATGTGGTATCAAGACTGGCTTTTTGATATTACGACAATTTGGGCATTGAGTAAAGTTGAAAAAACTTCACTAGCACATGAATTGCTCGAGGGCCTCAAGTCCCG AACATCCGCTATGAACccgaagaaacaaaagctgatGCAGAAAGCGATTCTG CTTGCTGAAGCTGTTTATGAATACGGGAAAGGAAACTACGAGATAGCTTTAGAACTGCTTGGATTAGACTTTGACGCTGCTAACTATAAGGTAATGCGATGTTCTTATAAGATATATGTCAAATCAAAACTTATTGAAGAATACACAGCAAATGCTATTGTCTCTTTTGGTGACGATATAGGTGATTGGAGGATCGGGTTTACAGATGGATGTTTTTAA
- a CDS encoding Tetratricopeptide repeat (TPR)-like superfamily protein, which yields MEASCTMSLKCMKEESRFVSCGYEVNTSSDDCIASINSYSDQVLGYGREKKVILEAPNYDNDCVLANILAAHYLSSFDPVRARSYALAAESRLGKATLYEKAVFEAVSYLLSENMDDDVALELHSKLLKKFPKDLLSWKRVETLCSYMGRHDLSLPLFRKILPQNEGQVYVNGMLAFCLIELGHLREAEEAARKGCEINENDSWAHHALCHVLQTECRFKEAVKFMEEHSDSWDSCSSLRFSHNWWHVAVCYLEGGSHISKVEEVYDHQMWKELEKDDAVARDVYTDALGLLLRLDTRGKLDDGFQDRLEKLADSLTDKAMWYQDWLFDITTIWALSKVEKTSLAHELLEGLKSRTSAMNPKKQKLMQKAILLAEAVYEYGKGNYEIALELLGLDFDAANYKVMRCSYKIYVKSKLIEEYTANAIVSFGDDIGDWRIGFTDGCF from the exons ATGGAGGCCTCGTGTACCATGTCATTGAAATGCATG aaagaagaaagcagatTTGTTAGCTGTGGTTATGAGGTCAACACCTCTTCAGATGATTGCATTGCTTCCATTAACTCTTATTCTGACCAG GTTCTTGGTTatggaagagagaagaaggtgaTTCTAGAAGCGCCAAACTATGATAATGATTGTGTTTTGGCCAACATTTTGGCTGCTCATTACCTTAGCTCTTTTGACCCTGTTAGAGCCAGATCATATGCTCTAGCTGCAGAATCCCGTCTT GGGAAAGCCACACTGTATGAGAAGGCAGTTTTCGAGGCTGTTAGTTACTTACTCTCTGAGAATATGGACGACGATGTGGCTTTGGAGTTACACTCTAAG CTCTTGAAAAAGTTCCCGAAAGATTTGCTATCTTGGAAGAGAGTAGAGACTCTGTGTTCCTACATGGGTCGACACGATCTCTCTTTGCCTCTTTTCCGGAAG ATTCTACCGCAGAATGAAGGCCAAGTTTATGTTAATGGTATGCTTGCATTCTGTTTAATTGAGCTTGGACATTTGAGAGAAGCTGAGGAAGCTGCTAGGAAAGGCTGTGAGATCAACGAAAACGATTCTTGGGCTCATCACGCC TTATGTCATGTTCTTCAAACTGAATGTCGTTTTAAAGAAGCAGTAAAGTTCATGGAAGAACACTCAGATTCATGGGATTCTTGCTCATCCTTAAG GTTTTCGCATAATTGGTGGCACGTAGCTGTTTGTTACTTGGAAGGAGGGTCTCACATAAGTAAGGTAGAAGAAGTATATGATCATCAGATGTGGAAAGAGCTGGAGAAAGACGATGCTGTTGCTAGAGAT GTTTATACGGATGCTCTTGGTTTGTTGTTGCGTTTAGACACACGCGGTAAACTAGATGATGGGTTTCAGGACAGACTAGAGAAACTGGCAGACTCTTTGACTGATAAA GCAATGTGGTATCAAGACTGGCTTTTTGATATTACGACAATTTGGGCATTGAGTAAAGTTGAAAAAACTTCACTAGCACATGAATTGCTCGAGGGCCTCAAGTCCCG AACATCCGCTATGAACccgaagaaacaaaagctgatGCAGAAAGCGATTCTG CTTGCTGAAGCTGTTTATGAATACGGGAAAGGAAACTACGAGATAGCTTTAGAACTGCTTGGATTAGACTTTGACGCTGCTAACTATAAGGTAATGCGATGTTCTTATAAGATATATGTCAAATCAAAACTTATTGAAGAATACACAGCAAATGCTATTGTCTCTTTTGGTGACGATATAGGTGATTGGAGGATCGGGTTTACAGATGGATGTTTTTAA
- a CDS encoding Galactosyltransferase family protein (Galactosyltransferase family protein; FUNCTIONS IN: transferase activity, transferring hexosyl groups, transferase activity, transferring glycosyl groups; INVOLVED IN: protein amino acid glycosylation; LOCATED IN: endomembrane system, membrane; EXPRESSED IN: 23 plant structures; EXPRESSED DURING: 13 growth stages; CONTAINS InterPro DOMAIN/s: Galectin, carbohydrate recognition domain (InterPro:IPR001079), Glycosyl transferase, family 31 (InterPro:IPR002659), Concanavalin A-like lectin/glucanase, subgroup (InterPro:IPR013320), Concanavalin A-like lectin/glucanase (InterPro:IPR008985); BEST Arabidopsis thaliana protein match is: Galactosyltransferase family protein (TAIR:AT5G62620.1); Has 2356 Blast hits to 2323 proteins in 111 species: Archae - 0; Bacteria - 6; Metazoa - 1677; Fungi - 2; Plants - 620; Viruses - 0; Other Eukaryotes - 51 (source: NCBI BLink).) yields MKKSKLDNSSSQIRFGLVQFLLVVLLFYFLCMSFEIPFIFRTGSGSGSDDVSSSSFADALPRPMVVGGGSREANWVVGEEEEADPHRHFKDPGRVQLRLPERKMREFKSVSEIFVNESFFDNGGFSDEFSIFHKTAKHAISMGRKMWDGLDSGLIKPDKAPVKTRIEKCPDMVSVSESEFVNRSRILVLPCGLTLGSHITVVATPHWAHVEKDGDKTAMVSQFMMELQGLKAVDGEDPPRILHFNPRIKGDWSGRPVIEQNTCYRMQWGSGLRCDGRESSDDEEYVDGEVKCERWKRDDDDGGNNGDDFDESKKTWWLNRLMGRRKKMITHDWDYPFAEGKLFVLTLRAGMEGYHISVNGRHITSFPYRTGFVLEDATGLAVKGNIDVHSVYAASLPSTNPSFAPQKHLEMQRIWKAPSLPQKPVELFIGILSAGNHFAERMAVRKSWMQQKLVRSSKVVARFFVALHARKEVNVDLKKEAEYFGDIVIVPYMDHYDLVVLKTVAICEYGVNTVAAKYVMKCDDDTFVRVDAVIQEAEKVKGRESLYIGNINFNHKPLRTGKWAVTFEEWPEEYYPPYANGPGYILSYDVAKFIVDDFEQKRLRLFKMEDVSMGMWVEKFNETRPVAVVHSLKFCQFGCIEDYFTAHYQSPRQMICMWDKLQRLGKPQCCNMR; encoded by the exons ATGAAGAAGTCTAAACTCGATAATTCTTCTTCACAGATTCGATTCGGGCTTGTTCAGTTCTTATTAGTTGTTCTGCTTTTTTACTTCCTCTGCATGAGCTTCGAGATCCCATTCATCTTCAGAACCGGGTCTGGGTCCGGGTCTGATgatgtttcatcttcttcttttgctgaCGCATTACCGAGACCAATGGTTGTTGGTGGTGGTAGTAGGGAAGCTAATTGGGTtgtcggagaagaagaagaagcagaccCACATCGACATTTCAAGGATCCGGGTCGGGTACAGCTTCGGTTACCGGAGCGGAAAATGAGGGAATTTAAGTCCGTCTCTGAGATTTTCGTCAACGAGAGCTTCTTCGACAATGGCGGATTCAGCGATGAATTCTCAATCTTTCACAAAACAGCGAAGCATGCGATTTCAATGGGTCGAAAAATGTGGGACGGACTCGATTCGGGTTTAATCAAACCCGATAAAGCTCCGGTTAAGACCCGGATTGAGAAATGTCCGGATATGGTTTCGGTTTCTGAGTCGGAGTTTGTGAACCGGAGTCGGATCTTGGTTTTGCCGTGTGGGTTAACGTTAGGATCTCACATTACCGTCGTGGCTACGCCGCATTGGGCTCACGTTGAGAAAGATGGTGATAAGACGGCGATGGTGAGTCAGTTCATGATGGAGTTACAAGGATTAAAGGCGGTGGATGGTGAAGATCCGCCTCGGATACTTCATTTTAACCCGAGGATTAAAGGTGATTGGAGTGGAAGACCAGTGATTGAGCAAAACACTTGTTATCGAATGCAATGGGGCTCAGGTTTACGTTGTGATGGTCGTGAAtctagtgatgatgaagaatatG TTGATGGAGAGGTGAAATGTGAGAGGTGgaagagagatgatgatgatggtggtaaTAATggtgatgattttgatgaatcaAAGAAGACATGGTGGTTGAATAGGTTGATGggtcggaggaagaagatgataacacATGATTGGGATTATCCTTTTGCTGAAGGGAAGCTTTTTGTTCTTACACTTCGAGCTGGGATGGAAGGTTATCATATTAGTGTGAATGGAAGACATATCACATCTTTTCCTTATAGAACG GGGTTTGTTTTGGAGGATGCCACTGGATTAGCAGTCAAAGGAAACATTGATGTGCATTCTGTATATGCTGCCTCGTTACCTTCTACAAATCCTAGTTTTGCACCGCAGAAGCATCTCGAGATGCAAAGGATATGGAAAGCTCCTTCGTTACCTCAGAAGCCTGTAGAGTTGTTCATTGGAATTCTTTCTGCTGGTAATCATTTTGCAGAGAGAATGGCAGTGAGGAAGTCATGGATGCAGCAGAAGCTGGTCAGATCATCGAAAGTTGTTGCCCGGTTCTTTGTGGCATTG CATGCAAGAAAGGAAGTCAATGTGGatttaaagaaagaagctgAGTACTTTGGTGATATTGTCATAGTACCGTACATGGATCATTATGACCTTGTTGTGCTCAAGACAGTTGCCATCTGCGAATATGGG GTGAACACAGTGGCGGCAAAGTACGTTATGAAATGTGACGATGATACATTTGTGCGTGTGGATGCTGTGATCCAGGAAGCAGAAAAGGTTAAGGGAAGAGAGAGCCTTTATATtggaaacattaattttaacCATAAGCCATTGCGTACCGGGAAATGGGCTGTGACATTCGAG GAATGGCCAGAAGAGTATTATCCTCCATATGCAAATGGTCCGGGTTACATCTTGTCATATGATGTAGCTAAGTTCATTGTCGATGATTTTGAACAAAAGCGATTAAGA TTATTCAAGATGGAAGATGTGAGCATGGGAATGTGGGTGGAGAAGTTCAACGAGACTAGACCAGTGGCAGTGGTTCACAGCCTCAAGTTCTGTCAGTTTGGTTGCATAGAAGACTACTTCACCGCTCATTATCAGTCGCCTCGCCAGATGATTTGCATGTGGGATAAGCTGCAGAGACTCGGGAAGCCCCAATGCTGCAACATGAGATGA
- a CDS encoding Galactosyltransferase family protein, whose amino-acid sequence MSFEIPFIFRTGSGSGSDDVSSSSFADALPRPMVVGGGSREANWVVGEEEEADPHRHFKDPGRVQLRLPERKMREFKSVSEIFVNESFFDNGGFSDEFSIFHKTAKHAISMGRKMWDGLDSGLIKPDKAPVKTRIEKCPDMVSVSESEFVNRSRILVLPCGLTLGSHITVVATPHWAHVEKDGDKTAMVSQFMMELQGLKAVDGEDPPRILHFNPRIKGDWSGRPVIEQNTCYRMQWGSGLRCDGRESSDDEEYVDGEVKCERWKRDDDDGGNNGDDFDESKKTWWLNRLMGRRKKMITHDWDYPFAEGKLFVLTLRAGMEGYHISVNGRHITSFPYRTGFVLEDATGLAVKGNIDVHSVYAASLPSTNPSFAPQKHLEMQRIWKAPSLPQKPVELFIGILSAGNHFAERMAVRKSWMQQKLVRSSKVVARFFVALHARKEVNVDLKKEAEYFGDIVIVPYMDHYDLVVLKTVAICEYGVNTVAAKYVMKCDDDTFVRVDAVIQEAEKVKGRESLYIGNINFNHKPLRTGKWAVTFEEWPEEYYPPYANGPGYILSYDVAKFIVDDFEQKRLRLFKMEDVSMGMWVEKFNETRPVAVVHSLKFCQFGCIEDYFTAHYQSPRQMICMWDKLQRLGKPQCCNMR is encoded by the exons ATGAGCTTCGAGATCCCATTCATCTTCAGAACCGGGTCTGGGTCCGGGTCTGATgatgtttcatcttcttcttttgctgaCGCATTACCGAGACCAATGGTTGTTGGTGGTGGTAGTAGGGAAGCTAATTGGGTtgtcggagaagaagaagaagcagaccCACATCGACATTTCAAGGATCCGGGTCGGGTACAGCTTCGGTTACCGGAGCGGAAAATGAGGGAATTTAAGTCCGTCTCTGAGATTTTCGTCAACGAGAGCTTCTTCGACAATGGCGGATTCAGCGATGAATTCTCAATCTTTCACAAAACAGCGAAGCATGCGATTTCAATGGGTCGAAAAATGTGGGACGGACTCGATTCGGGTTTAATCAAACCCGATAAAGCTCCGGTTAAGACCCGGATTGAGAAATGTCCGGATATGGTTTCGGTTTCTGAGTCGGAGTTTGTGAACCGGAGTCGGATCTTGGTTTTGCCGTGTGGGTTAACGTTAGGATCTCACATTACCGTCGTGGCTACGCCGCATTGGGCTCACGTTGAGAAAGATGGTGATAAGACGGCGATGGTGAGTCAGTTCATGATGGAGTTACAAGGATTAAAGGCGGTGGATGGTGAAGATCCGCCTCGGATACTTCATTTTAACCCGAGGATTAAAGGTGATTGGAGTGGAAGACCAGTGATTGAGCAAAACACTTGTTATCGAATGCAATGGGGCTCAGGTTTACGTTGTGATGGTCGTGAAtctagtgatgatgaagaatatG TTGATGGAGAGGTGAAATGTGAGAGGTGgaagagagatgatgatgatggtggtaaTAATggtgatgattttgatgaatcaAAGAAGACATGGTGGTTGAATAGGTTGATGggtcggaggaagaagatgataacacATGATTGGGATTATCCTTTTGCTGAAGGGAAGCTTTTTGTTCTTACACTTCGAGCTGGGATGGAAGGTTATCATATTAGTGTGAATGGAAGACATATCACATCTTTTCCTTATAGAACG GGGTTTGTTTTGGAGGATGCCACTGGATTAGCAGTCAAAGGAAACATTGATGTGCATTCTGTATATGCTGCCTCGTTACCTTCTACAAATCCTAGTTTTGCACCGCAGAAGCATCTCGAGATGCAAAGGATATGGAAAGCTCCTTCGTTACCTCAGAAGCCTGTAGAGTTGTTCATTGGAATTCTTTCTGCTGGTAATCATTTTGCAGAGAGAATGGCAGTGAGGAAGTCATGGATGCAGCAGAAGCTGGTCAGATCATCGAAAGTTGTTGCCCGGTTCTTTGTGGCATTG CATGCAAGAAAGGAAGTCAATGTGGatttaaagaaagaagctgAGTACTTTGGTGATATTGTCATAGTACCGTACATGGATCATTATGACCTTGTTGTGCTCAAGACAGTTGCCATCTGCGAATATGGG GTGAACACAGTGGCGGCAAAGTACGTTATGAAATGTGACGATGATACATTTGTGCGTGTGGATGCTGTGATCCAGGAAGCAGAAAAGGTTAAGGGAAGAGAGAGCCTTTATATtggaaacattaattttaacCATAAGCCATTGCGTACCGGGAAATGGGCTGTGACATTCGAG GAATGGCCAGAAGAGTATTATCCTCCATATGCAAATGGTCCGGGTTACATCTTGTCATATGATGTAGCTAAGTTCATTGTCGATGATTTTGAACAAAAGCGATTAAGA TTATTCAAGATGGAAGATGTGAGCATGGGAATGTGGGTGGAGAAGTTCAACGAGACTAGACCAGTGGCAGTGGTTCACAGCCTCAAGTTCTGTCAGTTTGGTTGCATAGAAGACTACTTCACCGCTCATTATCAGTCGCCTCGCCAGATGATTTGCATGTGGGATAAGCTGCAGAGACTCGGGAAGCCCCAATGCTGCAACATGAGATGA